From the Cyanobium sp. M30B3 genome, the window ATTCAGACAGCAACTGGCGCAACTGAAAGTCCACAGTCTTAGGGATACACAATCGCAAAGGGAAAGTCCTTGAGGAACAGTCGCCGAGTACTTTCCGACGCCGGCGTCCCAGTAAGAGGTTAAGCGAGAGCGCGAGCAGTGGTATCTTCAACGGCAGCAAGAAATCGATCGCCAAGCCCCAACTCCTTGTTGTTGTAGTAGCCAGCTTCCGTAAGAAGCTCACGTCTAGCAGGAGCAACAAAGCGTGCGCGCTTCACTGCAGAGTTCGATGAGCTTCAGCAAATACTTCTTCGGCCGAGCATGAAGGAATTTCGCCACGATCAAACGCATTGACACGCTCTTCAACCTCTTCCGACCAGGCGGCCTCAATTTCAGTAATTGATGTACGAAGTGACTCCAGCATGCTCTCAGCAAGGCTTGCCCGATCTTCCGCACTAAGAGCGAGTGCCTGCTCCTCAATGTTCTTCAACAAGGCAGCCATGGCCCTCAACCTAGGTGTATGGATCGCAATTCTACTCCGTTTTGAGCCGGTGTCGGGTTCCGCTAACTCATTATTGAATGGTTCCGACAACCACGGCAGCGGTCCTGCTGTCTTCCGTGAACCACGTTCAAGCATGGATACCTCGTTCAGCTGCCTCAGGCTGTTTTTCGAAACCATGTTCAACACGAACAGTGGTGATCAGACCCGGTAAGCACAAGCAGCGAGTGCCGCAAGTTCCGTAGGGAATCTCTGCACTACAGTGTCCATCAGCATCCTGCTCGCACATCAATGGGCCATTCATACTTTATACAAACCTAGTGTCAAGGTAGCAACAACCCAGGCCATCGAAGGCATCACAGGTCCACCACCGTCCCTCGCCGCCATTACGACAGGACCTCCTCCTGCCGCAATGGCTCGATGAGACACCCAGGGCACTGGAGATGGGCACTGCCCTTCCTCCATGGCCCCTTCCTGCCCCGCCCTGATCTCGCTGGTGCACCTGCAGCATCCGCGCCAGCACCACTGGTGGCTGGCCAACGATGGCTTTCCCCAGCGGATCGCTGACCTGCTCGGGGCGCCCCTGTGCGGTCACCACCGCCCCGCCCGCCAGCTCGATGAACTGCTGCAGGTGTTTGATCCCCTGCCGCCCCTGGGGTCGGCCGAGGCCAACCCCGCCGGCGTGCAGGCCAGCTACCGCTACCTGATCCAGCTGCGCCCCCATGGCGCCGCTCTCAGCTGCTGGCGCCGCTACCCCGAGGGCATCGGCTGGCAGCGCCGCTGCGGCCCCATGCCCCTGGCCCAGTTCGTGCGCCGCTTCAGCGCCCCTCAGCGTGCATCCAGCTGATCCAATCGGCCGAGATCTGCTGCGGACACACCGCCTCGCACTCCAGGTTGCTGCTGCAGCTGCCGAAGCCCTCGGCCGCCATCGCCGCCTGCATGGCGCCGGCGCGGCGGGCCCGCTCTGGCTGGCCCTGGGGCAGCTGGGCCAGGTGGGCCAGCTTGGCAGCCACGAACAGACTGGCCGAGGCATTGCGGCAGCTGGCCACGCAGGCGCCGCAGCCGATGCAGGTGGCCGTGTCGAACGCCGAGCGCGCCTGCTCCTGGCCCACCAGGATGGCGTTGGCCTCCGGTGCCTGGCCCGTGCTCACCGAGCAGTAGCCGCCGGCGATCAGCAGCCGGTCGAGGGCGCTGCGTTCCACCGCCAGGTCCTGGATCAAGGGGAACGCCCGGGCCCGCCAGGGCTCCAGGCTGAGGGTGGCGCCATCGGCAAATTGGCGCAGGTAGAGCTGGCACACGCTGGTGGCGGCCTGGGGCCCGTGGGCCTGGCCGTTCACCAGGAAGCCGCAGCTGCCGCAGATGCCCTCGCGGCAGTCGTGCTCGAAGCTCACCGGCCGCTCGCCGGCGGCGATCAGCTGCTCATTGAGCCGATCGAGCGCCTCCAGCAGCGACAGATCGGTGCTCACGTCCTCCAGCCGGTAGCGCTGGAAGCCGCCGGGGGCCTCGGGCGTCTCCTGGCGCCAGATGCGCAGGTTGAGGGAGATCGTGCGCGTCATCGGTAGCTGCGGGCGCTGGGAAGCAGGGCGGTGAAGCGCAGCGGTTCGCTGTGGCGGATCGGCTCGCGGCCCTGGCCCGCAAACTCCCAGGCGGCGATGTGGGCGAAGCGGGCGTCGTTGCGCTGGGCCTCGCCATCGGCGCTCTGGTGCTCCTCGCGGAAGTGGGCGCCGCAGCTCTCCTCGCGGGCCAGGGCGTCGCGCAGCATCAGCTGGGCCAACCCGAAGAAATCGCCCACCCGCAGGGCCTTCTCCAGCTCCGGGTTGGGGCCCTCAGCGCCGCCCGGCACCCGCAGCTCGGCGTGGAACGCCTGCTCCAGGGCCGCCACCTCCGCCAGGCCCGCCCGCAGGCCGCCAGCCGTGCGGCTGATGCCGCAGCGCTCGATCATCAGCGCCCCCAGTTCGCGGTGGAAGGCGTCCACCGGCCGGGTTCCCGGCACCGCCAGCAGGGCGTCGATGCGGGCCTGGGCGCGGGCCACGGCCTCACGGCAGGCCGGGTGATCGGCGCCGATCTCCGGGGTGGGGTGCCCCGACAGCCAGGCCGTCACCGTGGCCGGAGCAATGAAATAGCCGTCGGCCAGGCCCTGCATCAGGGCGCTGGCGCCGAGGCGATTGGCGCCGTGCTCGGAATAATTGGCCTCCCCCAGCACAAACAGCCCCGGAATCGAACTCATCAGTTGATAGTCCACCCACAGGCCCCCCATCGTGTAGTGGGGCGCCGGGTAGATGCGCAGCGGCACGGCGTAGGGATCGTCGCCGCTGATGCGCCCGTACATCTCCAGCAGGTTGCCGTAGCGCTGCTCGATCACCCCGCGCCCCTGCTCGGCGATGGCATCGCGCAGGTCGAGAAACACCGACCTCCCGCCCGGCCCCACCCCGTGGCCGGCGTTGCAGAGCTCACGGGCGCGGCGGGAGGCCAGGTCGCGGGGCGCCATGTTGCCGTAGCGGGGATAGAGGCGCTCGAGGAAGTAGTCGCGCTCGGCCTCGGGGATCTGCTCGGGGGGGCGATCGTCGCCGGCGATCGCCGGCAGCCAGATGCGGCCGTCGTTGCGCAGGCTCTCGCTCATCAGCGTGAGCTTGCTCTGGCCCGGATCGCCGCTGGGGATGCAGGTGGGGTGGATCTGGGTGAAGCAGGGATTGGCAAACAGCGCCCCCTGGCGGTGGGCGCGCCAGATCGCCGTGGCGTTCGACTTGAGGGCGTTGGTGGAGAGAAAAAACACATTGCTGTAGCCGCCCGTGGCCAGCAGCACCGCCTGGGCGGTGTGCACCTCCAGCGCACCGGTGAGCAGGTGGCGGGCCACCACGCCCCGGGCCACCCCATCCACCGTGACCAGTTCCAGCATGTCGCGGCGGGGCAGCAGGGTGATGCGGCCGGCCGCCACCTGGCGCAGCAGGGCGGCGGTGGCGCCGTAGAGCAGCTGCTGGCCGGTCTGGCCGCGGGCGTAGAAGGTGCGGCTCACCAGCGCCCCGCCGAAGCTGCGGCTGGCCAGGGTGCCGCCGTACTCACGCGCGAACGGCACCCCCTGGGCCACGCACTGGTCGATGATCCCGCCGCTCAGCTCGGCCAGGCGCATGCAGCCGGCCTCGCGGGCGCGGAAGTCGCCGCCGCGCAGGGTGTCGGCAAACAGGCGCTCGATGCTGTCGCCGTCGCCGGCGTAGTTCTTGGCGGCGTTGATGCCCCCCTGGGCCGCCACCGAGTGGGCCCGCCGCGGGCTGTCGTGATACGTGAGCACCGTCACCCGGTAGCCCTGCTCCGCCAGGGTGGCGGCCGCCGAGGCCCCGGCCAGCCCTGTGCCCACCACCAGCACCTGCAGCTGGCGCTTGCGCAGCGGGCTGATCAGCGGCAGCTCGGCCCTGGTGCGGCGCCAGGCGTCGGCGATCGGCCCGGCGGGCAGGCGCGGATCGGGCAGGCCGGCCATCAGGCTGCCCCCCCCGCCCACAGGGCAGGGGCCAGCTCCGGCAGCGCCAGGGCCAGGGTGACGGCCATGAAGCCAGCGCCGATCAGCAGCGCCAGCAGGCGAGCGGCGGCGCGGATGGCGGCAGCGTTGGCCGGCTGCAACAGCCCCAGGCTGCGGTGGGCCGCCTCGCCGCCATGGAACAGATGCAGGGCCAGCGCCAGGGCCGCCGCCAGGTAGAGCGCCAGGCTCCAGGGGCTGGCCAGCACCGCGGCCAACGCCGCCAGCTCAGCGCCCGCCGGCGGCCGGGGCCAGCGCAGCTGGGCCAGGTGCAGCGCCAGAAACAGCAGCAGCAGCAGCCCGCCGGCCACCTGGCTGCGGGCGGCCCAGGCCGCCAGGGGCGCCAGCGGACCCGTGCGGCGGCTGCGCAGCGGGGCCGTGTTGCCGGCGGCGCGGCGGTTGAGCGCGGCCCGCAGCAGGCTCAGGCCCAGGTGCGTCAGCGCCACCGCCAGCAGGGCCAGCTCGGCGGCCGGCAGCCAGGCGCTGCGGTGCAGGGCGGCGGCATAGGCCTCGAAGCGCTGCGGCGCCAGCGGCGCCAGGGCCACCCCCACCAGGTGCAGCAGCAGAAAGACCACCAGCAGCAGGCCGCTGGCGGCTGAAGCGGTGCGCAGCCAGGTGGCGCTGCCGGGCGGCCAGGCCTTGCCGTTGTGAGCCTGCGTCTGCACCCCGGGCGCCCAGCCGTGAATCCGCTGCCCATCGTATGGAGCGGGCCCGGGGATCGCCCAAGGCGGCGGCTCAGCGCGGCCGGGGCTCACAGCTGCGGGCGGCTGCCTGGCCCTGCTGCCAGCTGGCCCGCTCCCCCTTCACCCAGAAGCTCTGGTCGCCATCGCTGTAGCGGGCGCCACTGGCGCTCACGGTCTGGGGCAGGCGCGTCGCCCCCTCCCCCTCCAGCAACACCACGGCACTGGGGGTGCCGTTGAAGAAGAAGACGGTGATCTCACTGGCATCGAAGCGGCCCTTGCAGAGGTAGTCGGCCCTGAGGCCCGCCTCAGCCCAGGCCGCAGCGGGCAGCGCCGCCACCACGGCAGCCGCCAGGGCACCCGCTGCCGCCCCTGCCCTGAGCCTTCCGTTCGCGGTGCGGGTCGTGTTACGGGTCGTGTTGCGGGCTGTTGTATTGCGGGTTGCCATGCCAGCAGCCTCCACCGGAGCATCCACCAACCCAGCCTGGCAGGCGCCCGCCCGCCAGGCCGCTAGTACGGGCATACTGGTAGCGGTATCGGGGCGGCTGATGACGCTGGACGCGAGAGAGGGGCTGGAGCTCGTGCCCCGCTGCGAGCTGGAGGCGGCGCTGCTGGGCCGGGCCGATCCGCTGCGCCCACCCCGCTGCCAGCCCCTGCCCCTGGCAGGCACAGCAGTGGCGGCCGGCTTTCCCAGCCCCGCCGACGACTACATCGAGAGCCGCATCGACCTCAACGACGTGCTGATCCGCCACCCCAGCAGCACCTTCTTCCTGCGGGTGAGCGGCGACTCGATGCGTGATGCCGGCATCCTCGACGGCGACCTGCTGGTGGTGGACCGGGCGATCGAGCCCCGCGCCGGCCGGGTGGTGGTGGCCGTGCTCGACGGCGCCTTCACGCTCAAACACCTGAACCGCCACCAGGGCCGCTGGCGGCTGGAGGCCGCCCACCCCGACTACCCGCCCCTGGAGCTGGCCGATTGCGACGACGCCCGCATCTGGGGCGTGGCCATCCACGCCATCCACAGCCTCTGAGCCATGGATCGCCAGGCCACCGTGCTGATCGACGGCAACAACTTCTACGCCTCCTGCGAGGCGGTGGTGGATCCGGCGGTGATCGGCCGGCCCCTGGTGGTGCTCTCCAACAACGACGGCTGCATCGTGTCGCGCAGCGCCGAGGCCCGCGCCCTCGGCATTCCCATGGGCCAGCCCTACTTCCAGGTGCAGCGCCAGCTGCAGCGCCAGGGGGTGCTCGTGCGCAGCTCCAACTACGCCCTCTACGCCGACATGAGCCAGCGGCTGATGGCGGTGCTGGAGGAGTGGGTGGAGGCACTGGAGATCTACTCGATCGACGAGGCCTTCGGCCTGCTGCATCGGCCTGGCCCGGCCAGCAGCGGCACCATCAGCAACGGCGACCGGAGCAGCGGCGATCTCACGGCCTGGGGAGACGCCCTGCGCCGCGACGTGCGCCGCCGCCTGGGGCTGCCGGTGGCGGTGGGTATCGCCCCCACCAAGGTGCTGGCCAAGCTGGCCAACAAGTGGGCCAAAACGAGTCCGACAGGCGGTGGCGGCCGGCCGGAGGTGTTCGACCTGGGCGCCTGCCCGGCCGACCAGGCCGAGGCGGTGCTGGCCGCCACCGCCATTGAGGACGTGTGGGGGATCGGCCGGAAGCTCTCGCGCTGGTGCCGGCTGCGGGGCTGCGCCGACGCCCGCGCCCTGCGCGATCTGCCCACCGGCGAGCTGCGCCACCGCTGCGGCGTGGTGGGGGTGCGGCTGCAGCAGGAGCTGCGCGGCCACGCCTGCCTGCCCCTGGAGCTGGTGCCGCCGGCCAAGCGGGAAACCTGCGTGAGCCGCAGCTTCAGCCAGCCGGTGGCCAGCCTGGCCCAGCTGAAGGAGGCGGTGGCCACCTACACGAGCCGGGCGGCGGAGAAGCTGCGGCGCCAGGGCCAGCGGGCCGGTGCCCTCACCGTGTTCGTGCGCACCAGCCCGTTCAACGGCACCAGCTTCTACGCCAACGCCGCCACGGTGCGGCTGCCGGTGGCCAGCCAGGACACGGCGGTGCTGCTGGCCGCCGCCCTGCCCCTGGCCGAGGCCCTGTTCCGCCCCCACAAGCCCCTGCAGAAGGCCGGCGTGGTGCTGCAGCAGCTGGAGGACGAAGCCCTGCTGCAGCACCACCTGCTGGTGCCCCTGCCGCCGGAGCAGCAGCGGAGCCGAAGCGCCCTGCTGGCCACCGTGGACCGGCTCAACCGCCGCTACGGCAGCGGCACGGTGCAGTGGGCCGCCTGCGGCCTGGCCCGCCCCTGGGCCATGCGCCGCAGCCAGCTGTCACGGGCCGCCACCACCCGCCTGGCCGACATCCCGGTGGTGCGGGCCTAGTGCTGCTGATTGAGCACGGCGCGCGCTGGAAGGCCATAAAAAAGCGGACCCGTCCAGGACCCGCTCGATGACCAAAAACAGTCTATGAACTTCTGTAACGGAATCGTGACGCGACCGGTCAGCCGCTGGAGAGCAGCTGCAGGCAGCCGGAGCGCTGGCTGAGCAGCAGCACCAGCCGCTCACCCACCCCGACCAGGCCGGCCTGCAGGCGCAGCTGCTCCAGCGGCACCAGCGCCAGGCCGCAGGTTTCCACCAGCAGCAGCGGCAGGGTGGCGGCCGTGCCGTGCATCGCCTGCAGGTCGAGGGCCTGCTGCACCGCCCGGCTGCTGCGCTCCAGCCCCAGCCGCTCCACCAGCTCGGGCCAGAGGTGGTTCACCGGCGTGAAGCGGGCCAGATCCAGGCGCGGGCCCAGGTTGGGCTCAGCCATGACCCGCAGGTGGGGGCGCGGGGGGGAGATCGGCGAGGGCCGCCTCGATCATCGCCGCCGTGACCGGGATCGTCTCCAGCTCATCGGCGTTGTCGAGAAAGGCCTCAAACGAGGCATAGCGGCGGATGCAGGGGTCGGCGCCGGCGGTGGCGCAGGCCGCCTGCCAGTCGCCGTCGTCGGGACACACCAGGGCGTAGCCCTGCAGGGCCTCCTCCAGATCGCCGCCGTCGCTGATGCCATCGCCGTGCCAGAGCACCTCAAAGAAGCCCATGGCTCGCCAAAACCACGCATTCAAAAGAGACGTTAGGGCCAGACCCAAGCAGACAAAACCAGACGCACCGCGATGCGAATGGACCAGACCAGACCAACCAGCAGCAAGGGCACGAGCAGCAGCAGGAACAGCGCGCGAGCCGCTCACCACACGCCGAACAGGGGCGGGCCGACGTCGTCGAAGGGCTCCACCTTCCACTCAGGCGCAGGGCCGCCGGCCTTGGGGGGCCTGGGCGGACCGGAGAGGCTCTCGGGGGTGATGCCAGGGATGGGGGCTGGCCCACAGGGGCACTGGCAAGTGCCGTCGAGCCCGATGGTGCCCAGGGTGGGCTCGCCGCAGTTGCAGCCGCACTCCTGGGCACGAACGGGAGCCAGCACCGCCAGGGGTGCAGCAAGCAGCACCAGGGCCAGCGCCAGGCGGGCGGGGAAAGGCAAAAGAGCGCGGCCGGTAAACAGCAACGCTAAGTGCTCAGCGCTGACTGCTCAGAGCCAGGTGCTCAGGCCGCCGCGCCGAAGCCGGCGCAGCGCTGGGCATCGAGCTGGTGGAGATAGCGGCGCTCGCCGTAATAGAGCTCCTGGAACTGGAGGGCATCGGCGTTGAGCTCGGCGAACAGCGCCTCAATGCGGGCCTCCATGTCCCGGGCCACGGGCTCCAGGCCAGCGGCGGGGGGGCTGGCCGGAGTCGGGTTGGCCAGGTTCTGACTGGCCGGCGTTGGGTTGGCCGGCTGCAGCAGGCGGGCGATGCAGCGCTCCAGGGTTTCCAGCCGCTGGCCGCTCCAGGCATCGAGCAGGTGGCGGCAGCGCTTGAGGCACTTCTGCCGCTCCAGCACCGCCGTGGCGCCGCGCAGCTGCAGCAGCGGCTGGGCCAGCTGCAGGCGCTGCAGCTCCGAGGGCTCCAGCAACGGCGTCAGCCGGCCCAGCAGGGCGCTCTGCTCCACCACCAGCTGGTCGCCCAGCAGCCGGGGCAGATCAAGATCGGCCAGCTCATGGCCCGGATCCTGGCCGCGGGTGATCGCCTCCAGGCGCCCGGCACCCAGGTTGTCCTCCTCCAGGGCGCTGATCGCCCCCCACAGCTGGCGATGGTGGGCCAGGGCGAAGTCGTCCAGCTCCCGCTGACGCAGTTCGGCGCGGATCGCACCCCGCTGATCGGGGCAATGCAGGTAGAGGCGCAGCACCTCGGCCTCGGCCCGCTCGCGCAGGCCCGCCTCACCCGGCTGCTCCCACTTCTGGGAGCGGCCATGCCAGCGCTGGCCCTTCACCTGCTGGCGCAGGTCGTCCTCCAGCTGCAGGGCCAGCCGGGCCTGGCCGCCGGACAGGCGCTCGGCCACCTGCTGCAGGTAGCGGCTGCGCACGGCACTCTGGGGCAGCTTGCCCAGCAGGGCCACCAGGGCGGTGACGGCCTGCTGGAACTGGTCGGCCTTGCCCAGGTCACGGCCCAACAGCACCTGGTCGATCTGCCAGTCGAGAAACAGCGGGGCCCGATCGAGCAGGGCCCGGTAGTCACCGGCGCCGTGCTCCACCAAGAACTCGTCGGGATCCTTGCCGGACGGCAGATGCAGCACCCGCAGCTCCAGCTGTCCCTGCAGCGCCAGCTGCTCCACCTCGCCGATCGCCCGCTGGGCTGCCCGCACCCCGGCGCCGTCGGCGTCGAAGTTGAGCACCAGCCGGCGGCTGTCGGTGCAGCGGCAGAGCTGGGTGATCTGCTGGCTGCTCAGGGCCGTGCCCAGGGCTGCCACAGCGTTGGTGATGCCGGCGGCGTGCAGGGCGATCACGTCGAAGTAGCCCTCCACCACCACCGCCCGGTCGTCGCGGCGGATGGCGTCGGCGGCCCGGTCGAGACCGAACAGGTGCTTGCCCTTCTCAAACACCTCCGTTTCCGGCGAGTTGAGGTATTTGGGCTCAGCGCCGTCGAGGCTGCGGCCGCCGAAGCCGATCACCCGCCCCTGGCGGTCCTTGATCGGCACCATCACCCGGCCGCGGAAGCGGTCGTAGAAGCCATCCCCGCCCTTGCGCGGCACCACCAGGCCGGCGGCCTCCAGCAGTTCGGGGGCGAAGCCATGCACCTGGCGCAGGTGCTGCAGCAGGCCGTCCCAGCGGTCGGGGGCAAAGCCCAGCTCAAAGGCCTCCAGGGTGGTGTCGCTGAGGCGCCGCTGCTGGCGCAGGTAGGCCAGGGCAGCCTCGCCCTCCGGCGCCTGCAGCTGGCTGCGGAACCAGCCCGAGGCCAGGCTGAGCACCTTCTGCAGCTGCTCGCGGCGGGAGAGCTGCTTGCGCAGCCGCTCCTGCTGGGGCCCGTCGAGGGTCTCCACCGGCAGCTGGTACTTGCGCGCCAGCTCCAGCACCACGTCGCTGAAGCTCTGGCGCTGCAGCTCCATCAGGAACTTGATGGCGTTGCCGCCGGCGCCGCAGGAGAAGCAGTAATAGAACTGCTTGGCGGGCGATACCGTCATCGACGGCGACGTGTCGTCGTGGAAGGGGCAGATGCCCACGAACTCGCGCCCCTTCTTCTTGAGCACCACGTGCTCGCCCACCACGTCGACGATGTCGGCCCGCTCCTTGACGGCCTCGATCGTGCGGGGATGGAGGCGGGGCAGGCTCAAGGGCAAACCGCTGCTGGGCAGCTGACGGAGGGCAGAGGGACGGGCTGCGGCCCGGGGAGGGATTGATTCTGACGCCAGCGGCGCGATCCGCCAGCATGCCGGCCACTGCCACAGGAGCGATGACGGTGAGAAGACCGGTGCTGGCGATGGTGGCCAGCGCCCTGAGCTTCTCGCTGATGGGGGTGTGCGTGAAGCAGGTGGGCGGCCGCATTCCCGCCGCCGAGGTGGTGCTGGTGCGGGCCCTGGTGAGCGTGCTGCTCAGCTGGCTGCTGGTGCGGCGGGCGGGCATCAGCCCCTGGGGCCAGCGGCGCGGCCTGCTGATCGTGCGCGGGGCGATCGGCAGCGTGGCGCTGCTCTGCGTGTACATCGCCCTGGCCGAGTTGCCGCTGGCCTCCGCCACCGTGCTCCAGTACATGTATCCCACCTTCACGGCCCTGCTGGCCTGGCTGGTGCTGGGTGAGCGCATCGGCCGGCGGGTGCTGCTGGCGGTGCTGGTGGGCTGGACGGGGGTGCTTGTGGTGGCCCGGCCGGCCCAGCTGCCCACGGCATTCGGTGCCCTGAGCGGCGGAGGCGCCCTGGCCGGCCCGGCGGTGCTGATCGCCGTGGCCGGGGCCTTCTGCACCGCCCTGGCCTACGTGAGCGTGCGCTCCCTGGTGCGCAGCGAGCACCCGCTGGTGATCGTGTTCTATTTCCCGCTGGTGGCGGTGCCCCTGAGCCTGCCGCTGGTGCTGCTCAATCCGGTTTGGCCCACGCCGGTGGAGCTGCTCTGGCTGCTGGGGGTGGGGGTGTTCACCCAGCTGGGCCAGGTGTGTCTCACCTCCAGCCTGGCGGTCCTGCCGGCGGCACGGGCCACGGCGATCAGCTACGTGCAGGTGGCCTTCGCCGGCCTGTGGGGCTGGCTGCTGTTCGGCGAGGCGGTGGATGGCTGGACCGTGGCCGGGGCGGCGCTGGTGCTGGCCGCCACCCTGATCAGCCTCAGCCCGGGATCGGCAGGGGATCGGTGATCCAGGCCTGGGTGCTGCCGTCGGGGCTGCCGCTGGGCCGGGCCAGCCGCCAGCTCTCGCCGCGGGCGCCGCGCTGCAGATAGAGCTCGAACGGACTGTCCACCCGGATGCGATCCCCCGGCAGCCGCCAGTCGAAAGCGCCAGCCAGCCGCCAGCCCGGGGCCTCGCCGATGCGGATGGCCTGCTGCTCAGCCACCCGCACCCGGCTCACCTCGGGTGCACCGGCCGTCTCCAGCTCCAGGGCCTGGGCGATCGCCCCCTGGGTGAGCTGGATCTGCAGGGCCAGGGCCTGGAGCAGCACGCTGCGGGGCGGCTGGCCGCCGTTGCCGCAGGCGCCCAGGGGCAGCACCAGCAGCAGGGGCAGGGCCAGGGCCAGCAGCCGCCGGCCGAGGGCCGGCCACAGGCGGGCAGCGGGACACGGCTGGGCAGGGGTCCGCGGGGCGGGCAGCATGGGGGCATTCAGGCTGCACCCATGATCGGCTGGCTGCAAGGGGAACTGGCCGAGCCGTGGCAGCAGGACAAGCGCTGCGGGCTGCTGCTGGTGTGCCACGGCGTGGGCTACGAGGTGCAGGTGAGCCAGCGCCAGTGGCAGCAGCTGCCATCCCGCGGCAGCCCGCTCAGCCTGCACATCCACCAGGCGGTGCGCGAGGACGGCTGGACCCTCTATGGCTTCGCGGAGCGCCACGAGCGCGACCTGTTCCGCGAGCTGGTGGGGGTGAGCGGCGTGGGTCCGCAGATGGCCCTGGGCCTGCTGGGCTGCCTGGAGCCGGAGGCACTGGTGCAGGCGATCGTGCAGGCCGACCTGCGCCGGCTGTGCGCCGCCCCCGGGGTGGGCAAACGCACGGCCGAACGGCTGGCGGTGGAGCTGCGGGCGCGGCTGCAGCAGCGCTTCCTCGGCCAGCTGCTGGCCGCCGAGCAGGACGGCGAACCCCTGGCCGGCCCCGACCTGGCCCAGGGGCAGCGCGATGAGGTGCAGCT encodes:
- a CDS encoding addiction module protein: MLKNIEEQALALSAEDRASLAESMLESLRTSITEIEAAWSEEVEERVNAFDRGEIPSCSAEEVFAEAHRTLQ
- a CDS encoding succinate dehydrogenase/fumarate reductase iron-sulfur subunit, producing the protein MTRTISLNLRIWRQETPEAPGGFQRYRLEDVSTDLSLLEALDRLNEQLIAAGERPVSFEHDCREGICGSCGFLVNGQAHGPQAATSVCQLYLRQFADGATLSLEPWRARAFPLIQDLAVERSALDRLLIAGGYCSVSTGQAPEANAILVGQEQARSAFDTATCIGCGACVASCRNASASLFVAAKLAHLAQLPQGQPERARRAGAMQAAMAAEGFGSCSSNLECEAVCPQQISADWISWMHAEGR
- a CDS encoding fumarate reductase/succinate dehydrogenase flavoprotein subunit; the encoded protein is MAGLPDPRLPAGPIADAWRRTRAELPLISPLRKRQLQVLVVGTGLAGASAAATLAEQGYRVTVLTYHDSPRRAHSVAAQGGINAAKNYAGDGDSIERLFADTLRGGDFRAREAGCMRLAELSGGIIDQCVAQGVPFAREYGGTLASRSFGGALVSRTFYARGQTGQQLLYGATAALLRQVAAGRITLLPRRDMLELVTVDGVARGVVARHLLTGALEVHTAQAVLLATGGYSNVFFLSTNALKSNATAIWRAHRQGALFANPCFTQIHPTCIPSGDPGQSKLTLMSESLRNDGRIWLPAIAGDDRPPEQIPEAERDYFLERLYPRYGNMAPRDLASRRARELCNAGHGVGPGGRSVFLDLRDAIAEQGRGVIEQRYGNLLEMYGRISGDDPYAVPLRIYPAPHYTMGGLWVDYQLMSSIPGLFVLGEANYSEHGANRLGASALMQGLADGYFIAPATVTAWLSGHPTPEIGADHPACREAVARAQARIDALLAVPGTRPVDAFHRELGALMIERCGISRTAGGLRAGLAEVAALEQAFHAELRVPGGAEGPNPELEKALRVGDFFGLAQLMLRDALAREESCGAHFREEHQSADGEAQRNDARFAHIAAWEFAGQGREPIRHSEPLRFTALLPSARSYR
- a CDS encoding succinate dehydrogenase; this encodes MRTASAASGLLLVVFLLLHLVGVALAPLAPQRFEAYAAALHRSAWLPAAELALLAVALTHLGLSLLRAALNRRAAGNTAPLRSRRTGPLAPLAAWAARSQVAGGLLLLLFLALHLAQLRWPRPPAGAELAALAAVLASPWSLALYLAAALALALHLFHGGEAAHRSLGLLQPANAAAIRAAARLLALLIGAGFMAVTLALALPELAPALWAGGAA
- a CDS encoding MliC family protein, producing MATRNTTARNTTRNTTRTANGRLRAGAAAGALAAAVVAALPAAAWAEAGLRADYLCKGRFDASEITVFFFNGTPSAVVLLEGEGATRLPQTVSASGARYSDGDQSFWVKGERASWQQGQAAARSCEPRPR
- the umuD gene encoding translesion error-prone DNA polymerase V autoproteolytic subunit — protein: MTLDAREGLELVPRCELEAALLGRADPLRPPRCQPLPLAGTAVAAGFPSPADDYIESRIDLNDVLIRHPSSTFFLRVSGDSMRDAGILDGDLLVVDRAIEPRAGRVVVAVLDGAFTLKHLNRHQGRWRLEAAHPDYPPLELADCDDARIWGVAIHAIHSL
- a CDS encoding Y-family DNA polymerase; the encoded protein is MDRQATVLIDGNNFYASCEAVVDPAVIGRPLVVLSNNDGCIVSRSAEARALGIPMGQPYFQVQRQLQRQGVLVRSSNYALYADMSQRLMAVLEEWVEALEIYSIDEAFGLLHRPGPASSGTISNGDRSSGDLTAWGDALRRDVRRRLGLPVAVGIAPTKVLAKLANKWAKTSPTGGGGRPEVFDLGACPADQAEAVLAATAIEDVWGIGRKLSRWCRLRGCADARALRDLPTGELRHRCGVVGVRLQQELRGHACLPLELVPPAKRETCVSRSFSQPVASLAQLKEAVATYTSRAAEKLRRQGQRAGALTVFVRTSPFNGTSFYANAATVRLPVASQDTAVLLAAALPLAEALFRPHKPLQKAGVVLQQLEDEALLQHHLLVPLPPEQQRSRSALLATVDRLNRRYGSGTVQWAACGLARPWAMRRSQLSRAATTRLADIPVVRA
- the dnaG gene encoding DNA primase, with amino-acid sequence MSLPRLHPRTIEAVKERADIVDVVGEHVVLKKKGREFVGICPFHDDTSPSMTVSPAKQFYYCFSCGAGGNAIKFLMELQRQSFSDVVLELARKYQLPVETLDGPQQERLRKQLSRREQLQKVLSLASGWFRSQLQAPEGEAALAYLRQQRRLSDTTLEAFELGFAPDRWDGLLQHLRQVHGFAPELLEAAGLVVPRKGGDGFYDRFRGRVMVPIKDRQGRVIGFGGRSLDGAEPKYLNSPETEVFEKGKHLFGLDRAADAIRRDDRAVVVEGYFDVIALHAAGITNAVAALGTALSSQQITQLCRCTDSRRLVLNFDADGAGVRAAQRAIGEVEQLALQGQLELRVLHLPSGKDPDEFLVEHGAGDYRALLDRAPLFLDWQIDQVLLGRDLGKADQFQQAVTALVALLGKLPQSAVRSRYLQQVAERLSGGQARLALQLEDDLRQQVKGQRWHGRSQKWEQPGEAGLRERAEAEVLRLYLHCPDQRGAIRAELRQRELDDFALAHHRQLWGAISALEEDNLGAGRLEAITRGQDPGHELADLDLPRLLGDQLVVEQSALLGRLTPLLEPSELQRLQLAQPLLQLRGATAVLERQKCLKRCRHLLDAWSGQRLETLERCIARLLQPANPTPASQNLANPTPASPPAAGLEPVARDMEARIEALFAELNADALQFQELYYGERRYLHQLDAQRCAGFGAAA
- a CDS encoding DMT family transporter, whose translation is MVASALSFSLMGVCVKQVGGRIPAAEVVLVRALVSVLLSWLLVRRAGISPWGQRRGLLIVRGAIGSVALLCVYIALAELPLASATVLQYMYPTFTALLAWLVLGERIGRRVLLAVLVGWTGVLVVARPAQLPTAFGALSGGGALAGPAVLIAVAGAFCTALAYVSVRSLVRSEHPLVIVFYFPLVAVPLSLPLVLLNPVWPTPVELLWLLGVGVFTQLGQVCLTSSLAVLPAARATAISYVQVAFAGLWGWLLFGEAVDGWTVAGAALVLAATLISLSPGSAGDR
- the ruvA gene encoding Holliday junction branch migration protein RuvA, with product MIGWLQGELAEPWQQDKRCGLLLVCHGVGYEVQVSQRQWQQLPSRGSPLSLHIHQAVREDGWTLYGFAERHERDLFRELVGVSGVGPQMALGLLGCLEPEALVQAIVQADLRRLCAAPGVGKRTAERLAVELRARLQQRFLGQLLAAEQDGEPLAGPDLAQGQRDEVQLTLSALGYEALEVHRALRAVAAAGEDAAGWQADDWIRECLRWLSRQVA